The following nucleotide sequence is from Natronosalvus caseinilyticus.
GTGCTGGACGAGTACGCGGTCGTCGTCGATGACGACGCTGCCGGGGCCGTAGCCGCCCAGAGAGGCGACGCCCTCGGGGACGTCGAACTCGCGGTTCTCGCCGGTCTCGAGGTCGTAGACGACGGGGACGGCGACGGCGTCGCGACTCCGCATCGCGAGTACCCGCTCGCCGTCGGGGAGGAAGGTGGTGCCGTGTTCTTCGTACTCGTACTCGCCCTCGCCGTACCACTCGACCGAGTCCGACTCGAGGTCGTAGACGCCGATCCGTCCCAGGTCCGCGGAGTTGTCGCTGACGAGCAAGCGCTCGCCCTCGGGGCTCCAGTCGTTGGGCATCGACTCCGCGCCGTCCTCGCCCAGTTCGAGGTTCCGGGGGTTCGAGCCGTCGACGTCCATCACGTAGACGTCCTTGTTATTGTGGTCGTCCGATTCGTTCGTCGAGAACGCCACCCGCTGGCCGTCCGGCGAGAGTTTCGCGCCACCGGCCGCTCGCTCGTAGTCCGTGATCTTGGTCGTCTCACCGCTCGAGCGGTCGTGGTGATAGAGGTTCATCTGCCCGTCTCGTGTCGAGCCAACGATCAGCGTCTCGCCGTCGTCGCTCACGTCCTGAATCGTGACCTGCCCGTCCATCTCGAGGACGGACTCGACCTCGCCGTCGCGGGTGAGCGCGTAGATGTCGTTCTGCTCGTTACCGTCGTCGTCGAGGTGGAAGAACACCCGATCGCCGTCGCCCCAGGTGACGAACCAGCGGGCGTTTCGGGGGACCTCGCCGTCGGACCACTGCTCGAGGTCGCCACTCTCGACGTCGAGGACGTGGAGTTCGTTTCGGCCCGTCACGTCGTAGTAGAGCGCCACTTCGTTGCCATCCGGCCTCACCGTCGGGTGGGCCATCGTCGGCAGACTCGCCAGTTCCTCGAGGACGTCGGCGTCGACAGACTGTGCCATACGACATCGTGACTCGGACGGCTCTTCAATACTTGGAAATGCGTCACGTCTCACCGGTTTCACGAGCCGATGCCGGCCACGAGATCTGGTGGCTTCAAGCCGACTGGACCCGAACCGCCGGCCGTGTCACAGCCGATCGTCGTCCCCGGAGCGCGAGACGTCCGGGCCACGTTCGAGGAACCGTCGTCGGAGCCGACCACCATCGTCGTCGCCTGTCCGCCCCACCCCCAGCACGGCGGCAACCGGGGGGACCGCCGTCTGGTCGCCGTCAGCGACGCTCTCGTCGATCGCGGGATCGCCTGCCTGCGGATCGACTACGGGGAGTGGGACGAGGGCCACGGCGAGCGCGAAGACGTCCGGAACGCGATCCGCTGGGCCAGCCCACGATACGACCGCGTCGGCGTCTTCGGCTTCAGTTTCGGCTCCGGACTGGCCCTGCTCGCGAGCGCCGACGACCCCGCCGTCGACGCGGTCTCGGCGCTGGCGCCGCCCTCGAGCCTCGGCCAGGATCTCGAGGTGGTGCCGGCGCTCGCGTCGCTCGATATTCCGGTCCAGATCGGCTACGGGGCCCGGGATACGACCGTCGACTGGGAACCGGTCGTCGAGGCGGCGACGGAGCGGGGCGACCGCGTGCTCGAGTTCTCGGCGGATCACTTCTTCGTCGGCCAGCACGAGTCGGTCGCGACGGAGATTGGCGATTTTTTCGCCGAGACGCTCGAGTGAGGCGTCGCTCTCTCTCTCCGAGTGGTCGGTTCGGTCACTGACTCTCGCTCGAGCGACACCCTTTCGTGGAAATACGCCCAGAGAAAAACGGCTCGTCGCCCGCTCAGGTCGTCCGGAACGCCCGATCGCCCGCGTCGCCCAGGCCGGGGACGATGAAGCCGTTCTCGTCGAGGTGGTCGTCGATAGCCACCGTCAGGAGGTCGGCCTCGGGAACGGCCTCACTCACGCGGAGGAGCCCCTCGGGCGCCGAAACTGCTGAGAGGACGATCAGATGCTCCGGATCGGTCGAGTTCGCGACCACGTGCTCGAGGACGGCGTTCATCGTGCTGCCGGTCGCGAGCATCGGATCCGCGACGATCACGGTGTCGTCCTCGGTGATCTCGGGGAGCTTGACGTAGTCGATCGTAATGGGGAAGGTGCCGTTCTCGTCGCGCCCGGCCTCCTCGTCGCGACTGGCACTGATGACGCCCTGGCGGGCGCGCGGGAAGGCCTTGAGCAATCCTTCGACGAAGGGCGTCGCGGCCCGGAGGACGTTGATGATGACCACGTCGTCGAGGCCCTTGACCCGCTCGCCCATGGTTGCCTCGAGTGGCGTCTCGATCTCGACGTACTCGGTTTCCATGCGTCCGTCGATGATCTCGTAGCCACAGATCCGCCCGAGTTTCACGAGTCCCTTCCGGAAGCTCACCTGTTCGGTTTCGACGTCCCGCAGGCGCGAGAGCGTGTCCTTCGCCAGCGCGTGGGTGACGAGGTAGGCGTCACCGCGGTCTTCGATCGGCATACCGGCACTCCGCGGGCGGTGACATTTATTGTACCGATTGCTCGAGACGGACCGTCCGGCGCCGGTCGTCCAGCATCGGTCGATCCGTTCAGTGCCCGGAGTCGTGCGGATTCAACACCGTGCCGTAGTGTTCAGCGTGGTCGGCGTAGTCGATGAATCGCGGCGCGTCGGGGTCGAACGGCCGCTCGAGGCTCTCGAAGGCCTTCTTCTTGTCCCAGCTCTGGAGGCCGCCGATGGCCGACCGGTCCTCGAGGTCGTGGTACTCGAGAATTGGTTCGGTGAGCTCCCATGCTTTCAGCCCCTGCTCGGTGCGGACGATGACGCTCGAGTACTCGTCGGCGGACCCGACGGAGCCGACGGTGACGTCGGCGGCGTAGCCGGTGAAGTCGGCGCACTCGTCACAGCCCTTGAGCGCGGCGTCGTGGAAGTTCTCGATGTCCTCCTCCAGCATCATCCGGTCGTCGTGGTCGTAGACCATCAACTTCCCCTGGAGGACGTCCATCTTGCCGATCTCGTCGGGCGAGATTCCCCGTTGTTCCTCGAGGTGCTCGCCCATGAGGCTGTAGTAGTTGAAGTTCTTGGTGCACATCAGCGCGATGGTGTAATCCACCGCGCGAACCCCCTCCTCCTGGGCGCCGTATTCCCACTCGAAGTCCTGCAACGCACGGATGCCTTCGATCTCACAGGGGGTGCCCACGAGCGCCAGCGAGAGGTTCTCCCACGGTTCGTCGGGAAGCTTGTGCTCCCACTGGTCCAGATCGAGGTTGCCGAGCGCGAGCGTCTGGTTGTAGATGGTGCCCGCGTTCTCGATCAGGTCCTCGCGGCTGGTGGCGAGGTAGCTCTCGGCCTTCCAGGGCTCCTCCTCGCTCTCGGTGGCGATGAGCGCGCCGTCGATCTCGCCGGCCTCGAGCAGGGTGGCGAGGATGCCGGTGACGACGCCGCCGTCCTGGGCACCGCCGGTCCAGTCGTCGTCGACCTTCGCGGAGAACTCCGTGATCGGGTCGCCCGCGCCCGAGACGTTGTCGTCGCCGCCGGTGATCTTCCACTGGCGCTCGTAGCGCAGGCCGCCGCGGGGACAGAAGTCCCAGCAGAGCGAACAGCCGGTACACATCTTGACCAGTTTCGGCAGGTCGTCGTCGCCGACGTCGATGGAGTCGGACGGGCAGGCCGAGACGCAGGTCCCACACTGGATACAGCGGCCGTCGTCGATGACGGCCTCGTCCAGTTCCATGAACCAGGTCTTCTCGTCGGGCGTCTCGATGTCGTTCATCTCCGAGCGGATCTCGTAGCCCGGCGTGTCGAGGTCGACGCGCTCGGGAACGCCGACGCGCTCGTCGGGCGCGCCGCTGTCGACGTCCTGGCTGACCCCCTCGGCGGGTTCGGTGAACTCCACGTCTCTGAGGGTGCCGTCGGCGTCGACGTTGGCCGGTCGAGCGCCACCGTCTGGTCGAAGCCCTGGCCTGCCCCCATTCCTTTCACTCGCGGGGACACCGTCGGAACGGATCTCCGACGAGTCCTCGTTGGCGGTTTCCGCCGTAGCTGCCGCAGCCACCGCGGCCGACTCGGGCTCCTCGCCGTCGGGACCGACGCCGTCGGCAGGAATCGTGCCGTGTTCGCTGTCGGGGCGGTGGATCCGCGCGCTCGACGCCGTCGGGACGGACTCCTCGTCACCGTCGGCATCCGTCTCGGGGACCGCCGGGTACACGGGGGTATCGTCGACGTCGCTGTCCCGTTCCTCGGTCGTCCGTTCGTCGTGTTCCTCAGTCATCGACGGCTACCCCCTCGGTGACGGGCGCGTCGGCCCGCTTCATGATCGAGCGCAGCTGTCCGTTGTCGACCCGGCGACACCACTCGTAGAACCGCTCGCCGTCGGCCCGGCCCTCGGCATAGGCCTCGAACAGCCGCTCGAGGGCGGGGATGACGGCGTCGGCGGGGACCGCGTTCTCGACCCAGTCGAGGAACTCGTTGTCGGACCCGAGCGAGCCGCCGAGGCCGAAGTCCATGCCCTCGACGATGTCGTCAGCGTCTCGCGGGTTTTGCCCGCTCGAATCGTCCGCGGAGCGAGGCTCCGCGCTCTCACCGTCGGTATCGACCTGGACGGTCTCGCCGCGGAAACCGATGTCCGCGATCTGAGGCTGGGCGCACGACGCGGAACAGCCCGACATGTGCATCCGGACGACCTCGAGGTCCTCGGGCGTGTCGATGCGCTCGTCGAGTTCGCGGGCCCAGCGCCTGACGCGCTTTTTCGTCTCGATGATGCCGTAGTTGCAGAACTCCGAACCGGTGCAGCCGACGGCGCCGCGCGAGAACGGGCCGGGGTTGGGCTGGTAGTCCTGGGCGAACGGCTCCGCGAGCAGGTCCTCGACGTTCTCCGACGGAACGTGGGTGATGAGGAAGTTCTGGTCGGTCGCCAGCCGGATCGAGGCATCCTCGGTGCCGTAGGTCCTGGCCGCGCGGGCCGCCTCGGCGAACTCGTCACCGCCCATTCGTCCTGCGATTACGTTGAAGCCGACGTAGGTCAGGCCTTCCTGTTTCTGGTCGTGGACGCCGACGTGGTCGCCGGCATACCCCTCGGTGAGGTCGACGCCCCTGGTAGGCAAGTCGACGGTGCAGCGGTCGCGGATCGCCGCCTCGAACGTCTCGGGGCCGAGTTGCTCGACGAGGTAGCGCATCCGGCAGACGCCGCGGTTGTTTCGGTCGCCGAGTTCCTTGAACGTCTGGGCGACCGCCCGGCAGAACTCGACGGCGTCTTCCGGCGGGACGAACACGTCGAGGTTCGAGGCCATCCGCGGACCGTCCGAGAGGCCGCCGCCGACGCGGACGTGGAAGCCGTAGTACGCCTGTCCGTCGCGTTCCTTGCGTGCGGGAACCAGTCCGAGGTCGTTGATCTGGGACTGGGCGCAGTCGTGTGTACACCCCGTAATCGTCATCTTGAACTTGCGGGGGAGGTTCGCGTACTCGCGGTTGCCGGTGAAGTACTCGGAGACGGCGTCGACGACCGGCTGGGCGTCGAAGCACTCGTGATCGTCGAGCCCCGCGGCGGGACAGCCGAGTACGTTCCGCGCGCCGTCACCGCACCCCTGGATCGTCGTCAGCCCGACCTCGTCGTAGCGCTCCCAGATGGCGGGGACATCTTCGACCTCCACCCAGTGCTTCTGGACATCCTGGCGAGTCGTGATGTCGAGGTAGGCGTCACCCCAGAGGTCGTTCTGGTTCTCGCCCCCGTACTCCTCGGGCGCGGTGGCGTACTCCTCGACGACCTCGCCGATCACCTCGGCCTGATCGGGCGTAAGGTAGCCGCCGGGAACCTTCGTCCGCATCATGAAGTAACCGTCCTGGACGCCGTGGCTGTACATGCCGGCCCACTTGAGCCGTTCCCACTCGCCGCCGCCAGCGCGTTCTTCGATCTCGTCGAAGGATAGCCCCTCTTCGGCGTACCGCCTGACGTCCTCGATCACGTCTAACGGGTGTTTCTCCTGTTTCCACTCCTCGACCGCGTTCATCGTGTCGTCCTCCGGTTCTGGTGCGGGGGATCGTCTGTACCGTGCATGGTGATTCACTGCCGCGAGTTGCGTGCGAATGTCTTACAGAGTCCCGTTCAATGCCTCTTGGTATCACGGTTAACGCTGCTCCCGCTGCGCGAAACGGTCTGTTCTTGCCGGTACCCGTGACGCGTCCGCGAGTGAGGCCACTGGCACGTGGTACTCCTCTCCGGCCCATTGTCCACCCCGCCGGGCCCGACCCGACACGCCCGACCGGTGTTCCCGCTGCTCGCCGCGAGCGCTCGAACGGGCACGCTATCGGTCCTGGTGGGCGACCAGGTACTCGTCGTTCGTCACGATGCGGTGGAAATTGCCGGTTTTGGTCAGCGGTGGCGACGACTGGGCCCGGCCGCGCGTTCGTTCGGTCGACAACGTCGGCAAGCGCTCGACTCCGTTCTCGAGCCGAGACCATCTCGGCCGATCACCCTGCCAACAGCTGCGGCCCGAACAGCATGAACAGGAAGCTCACGAGCATCGTGATGCCGACGAGCGTCGTCACGACCCGGACCATCCCGCGGGTCGCCTCGAGCGGAAGTCGCGAGAGGACCGACTCCGTGCTCGTCCGGAGGATGTGGCCGCCGTCGAGCGGGAACGCCGGAATGCAGTTGAAGAAGCCGAGCTGGACGTTGATCCAGCCGGTCCAGAACAGCGCGTTAGCGAGGGCGAACACGGTCCAGTCGCCCAGCCCGGCGAGCAGCCCCTGGGCCTGGTAGAAGTTCTCGATGCCGCCGGCGAAGCCGGCGAAGTTGTACGGCAGGAGGCCGACGACGGAGACGATCGGCAAGAAGAGCACGAACGCGACCTTTCCGAGGAAGCTCTCGGTGATGTGGCCGTAACTGCCCTGAGCGTCGCCGCCGAGAATCGCCAGGTACTCCTCGACCGGGTACAGCTCGAGGCCGGCGTCGCTCACCTGGATGCCCGAGATGCCGCCGACGCTGAAGAAGCCGACGGTCCCGCCCTCGGTGAGTTGGCTGCGCTCGCCGAGGGTGACGTCGTAGCTGACGCGCTCGCCGTCGAGGTAGCCCGCGACGGTCACCTCGTTGCCGGGATCGGTGTCGCCGAGCAGGGACTCGAGGTCGGCGTACGACTGCGTACGCTCGCCATCGAACTCGGTGATGACGAATCGCTCGCCGGCGGGTGCCCCCGCCTCGGTGAGCGGCCCGTCGTCGGCGACCTGGACGACGCTCCCGATGGGGACGGCCTCGAGCGTCCGTTCCTCGCCGTCGCGCTGGATCGTCAGGTCGACGACCTCGCTGTCGCCAACGGCCTCGAGGAATCCAGCCTCGGTGACGACCGGCTCGCCGTCGACGGCCAGGATGAGGTCCCCGGGTTCGATGTCGATCGGCGAGTCCTCGAGCGCGGCGGTCACCGGCAGGGACTGGTCCATCTCCTCGGTCCGGTCGCCGTTGAGTTCGACGGTGACGGTGCCGCTCCCCGCGGCCTCGAGCGTCTCCGAGAGGTCGTCGTTGGACTCGACCGGTTGTCCCTCGACGGCGGTGATGCGGTCGTTGGGCTGGATGCCCGCGGCTTCGGCGGGCGAACCGGGGGCGACGCCGCCGACGGCAGCGCCCGGGGCGGTGCCGATCGATCCGACGACGGGGCCGAAGAGCAGGGCGAACGCGAGGATCGTCACCGCGAAGTTGAACGTGACGCCCGCGGCGAACATTCGCGTTTGCGCCCCGCGGGAGGCCGCTCGACTGCTCTCCTGGTCGGGTTCGACGAACGCGCCGATCGGCAGGACGGCGAGCATGGCGACGCCCATCGAGTCGATGTCGATGTCCTCGACGCGACAGAGCAGGCCGTGGCCGCCCTCGTGGACGACCAGGCCGACCAGGAGGCCGATGACGATGCCCGGAGTAGCCGACAGCGGCAGGAACTCGTTGACGCCCGGGATCACGAGGACGTTCGAGGGTTGCTGGACGCTCGAGGGCTGGGGGGAGTTCGCGGCGGCGAACGCGGCGGTGAGCAAGAAGACGAACATCGCGCCCATGACGACGATGGCGATGCCGACGCCGAAATTCGCCCAGGCGCGCCAGAGCCGCTTTGGCCCGGCGAGCCAGTCGAGGAAGGCGCGCCCGCGTTTCGTGTGGATCGTCAGGATCGGCCCCTGGGTCTTGACGTAGTTGGGGAGGAGACCGCGCTGGCGGAGGGCGATGACGGCGAGCCAGTAGGCGGCGATCCCGGCGAGAATCCACGTGAGAGTGTCCGAGATGGGGAGGAACGCGACGACCGTGGAAGGCTGCATTGGTACGTTGTGGGAGCGGCGTAGCCAAAGGCGTTTTGTCTGGAACCGTGGCGGAGCGTGTTCACCTCGAGGGGCAGTCACGAGTGCGTGCCCACGAGCGGCCGGTAGGGGTAGCCGTCACGCCATCGACGGATCGAAACCGGCCTGGACGGCTTTTGAATACCGGTCTCCTGATGGCGTGCCAATCTGTGTGGGTAGCTTCTGATTCTCGGGGAAGATTCTTGTAAATACCTATCGTACGACCGTATATGACCGACGCGACGCTGGACGATCGCGGCCGTTTGACGCTCCCAAAGGCGATCCGAGAGCGATACGGTGACCACTATCACGTCGTCCAGCTCCACGACGGAATCAAGTTGATACCGATCGAGGACGATCCCCTCGAGGCGCTTCGAGACGAATTTGCGGACGTCGAGAAAACGGCTAGCGAACTCCGTGAGGAGGCACGCGAAGCGGCGCTAGAAGAGGCTGGACGCTGAATGTACGCGGAAACGGATTTTCTCTTCGCGCTCATCAAGGACGACGACTGGCTTGGAGATGCGGCCGAGACGGTGTATCGCGACCATCGAGACGACTTGTGGACCTCGCAGTTTACGCTCATCGAACTGCTCCTCGTCGCCTATCGCGAGGGTCGAGATTCGGAACGCGTCGTGACGAACGCCGCGAGACTCGTCGATGTCCACGGCGACGTGGACACCGTCGTCGCAGCAGCAACGTACGTGGAAGATCACGGCTTCACACCGTTCGATACACTTCACCTCGTCGAGTCCGGGGACGATACTATCGTCTCCAGTGACGGGGCGTACGAAGGGGTCAGCTCCCGTCTCGATCTGACCGCGATAGACGAGGAGTAGGTGCAGCCGACTGGAGACTATCGCTCCCGTCGAAGCCGATCCACGACGAACGCTCGATCCACCTTCGCGAGGAACGGACCGAGCTTCGGGCCCTGTTCCTCGTCGAAGAAGAGGCGGTAGCCAGCCGAAAAGAAGTCGCCGACGCCGACGTCGTGACGTTTCGCGGTCTCGTAGATTTCGCCCTGGATCTCGTCGGGGCCGTGGCCTTCCTCGATGAAGTCGGCCAGTTCCTCGAGCGCCGCCTCCGTCGCCGCGTCGAAGTCGTGGTCCGGGACCGCCTCGCGCTTGAGTTCGTAGTCGAACTCGTTTTCGGTGCGCCGGGCCCAGTTCCGGGCGCGCTCGACGCGGGCGAGGGCGTCCTCGACGGCCCACTCGGGGGCGTCGTCGGGGATGTGCCCTTCGCGTCGGGCGATCTCCTCGCGCAGGTCGGGATCCTCGGTCATGCCGAGGACGGCGGCGAAGGTGTAGGGGAGGCGGATGCGCTCCGCTCGGGCCTCGAGTTCGTTGGCGCTGGTTGCGTCGCCATCGTCACCGTCGCCGGTAACGCTGCCGACCACCAGCGGATAGACTCGCTCGGCGAACGCCCGCTCGTCCTCGCTGGCGTCGACTTCGCCGAAGTAGATCGCCTCGAAGCGGTCGAACTCGTCGACGAGCAGGTCGAGGCGTTCGACGCTGAAGTCCCGGGCCTTCGCCGGGTCCTTCGCGAAGAAGTACCGTAGCACCTCGGACTCGAGCACCTCGAGGACGTCCGAAACCAGAATCACGTTCCCCTGCGAGGACGAGAAGGGCTCGCCGTCGAGGGTGAACCACTCGTAGACCATCGGGACCGGCGGTTCGATCTCGAAGAAATTCCGGGCGATGTCCTCGCCGCTGGGCCAGGAGCCCTCGGCGTGGTCCTTCCCGAAGGGCTCGAAGTCGACGCCCAGGACCTGCCACTGGCCGGGCCACTCGAAGCGCCAGGGCATCTTGCCCTCGCGGAACGTGGCGGTTCCCTCGTGGCCACAGCCCGAAATCGTCCGGTCGCCGGCTTCCATGTCGGTGCACTCGTAGTCGACGGTGCCGGCCTCGAGATCGACGCCGGTGACGGTTTCGGTCACCTTGCCGCACTCGCTGCAAATGGGGTTGAACGGGACGTAGTCACCGTCGCTGTCGACCTTGTCCTGGTACTGTGAGAGTACTTCGGCCGCGCGGTCGCGGTTCTCGAGGACGTACGCGACGACGTCGTCGAACGTGCCCTCGAGGTAGAGGTCGGTCGTCGAGACGAGGTCGATGGGCACCTCGAGGGCGTCGGCGCTGTCCTGAATGATGGTCGAGAAGTGGTCGCCGTAGGAGTCACAGCAGCCGAACGGATCCGGGATGTCGGTGTAGGGTGCCCCCAGATTCCGCCCGAGTGCGCCCGCGTCGACGTCCCCGAGGTCGACGAGGTTCCCCTCGAGGTCACAGAGCGTGCGCGGGAGTTTTCTGAGGGGGTCGCGGTCGTCGCTGGTGAACACCTGGCGGACCTCGTGGCCGCGCTCGCGGAGGACCTCGGCGACGTAGTAGCCGCGCATGATCTCGTTCATGTTGCCGAGGTGAGGGACGCCGGAGGGGGAGATGCCGCCCTTGATGACGATCGGCTCCTCGGGGTCTCGAGCCTCGATGCGATCCGCCACCTCGTCGGCCCAGAATGCGTGATACTCGTCGCCGCCTTCTTCGGGCTCGCGCTGGAGCGTGTACGGACTCTCCGTCTCCGTCTCACTCGCCGGGGAGCCATCGGCCCCGCCGGAGTCGCCGTCGCTCGAGGCCGTCTTCTCAGTGCTCATCGGTCTCGCCCGCCCAGTAGGTCGGTTCCTCGCCCGCTCTCTCCGGGATAACGTCCGTCCCGTCGTGGTCGCCGTAGCGAACGGCCCGGGCGATTCGATCGGGGTCCGTCCCGTCGAGGACGATGGTTCGCATGCCCGAGCGCTGGATGATTTTGGCGGCGAGCAGGTCGACGGGCGCCGAGGAACCGGCGTTCATCTCGAGGCCGGCGATGACGTCTACCAGCTCCGTGGCCGACAGTTCACCGTACTTCGTCGCCCCGTCGTTCTCGTTCGGGTCGTCGGAGTAGACGCCGGGGACGCTCGTGGCGTAGACGAGTAGGTCGGCGTCGACGTACTCCGCGAGAGC
It contains:
- a CDS encoding S9 family peptidase; amino-acid sequence: MAQSVDADVLEELASLPTMAHPTVRPDGNEVALYYDVTGRNELHVLDVESGDLEQWSDGEVPRNARWFVTWGDGDRVFFHLDDDGNEQNDIYALTRDGEVESVLEMDGQVTIQDVSDDGETLIVGSTRDGQMNLYHHDRSSGETTKITDYERAAGGAKLSPDGQRVAFSTNESDDHNNKDVYVMDVDGSNPRNLELGEDGAESMPNDWSPEGERLLVSDNSADLGRIGVYDLESDSVEWYGEGEYEYEEHGTTFLPDGERVLAMRSRDAVAVPVVYDLETGENREFDVPEGVASLGGYGPGSVVIDDDRVLVQHTTPTRRPELLVYDLAEDSYETLLEAEYGPFDPEDFADAEYLRMDSDGIPETPQRAVEHEPYDELEIGALFYDSGERPSPLIVNPHGGPRARDTKSFDLYTQVLVSQGFSVLQINYRGSTGRGRKFVRELYDDWAGAEQGDVATAAEYVLETYGFLDSDRVVVFGGSYGGYSAYWQMVQYPDLYSAGVAWIGLTDLEDMFENTMPHFRTELMETYLGTPEENPDLYRERSPVTHVENVEDPIFLVHGVNDRRVPVSQARIFRDALLENGYEEGEDFEYEELGEEGHASSDQAQKLRMFELLADFLERRVE
- a CDS encoding alpha/beta hydrolase; translation: MSQPIVVPGARDVRATFEEPSSEPTTIVVACPPHPQHGGNRGDRRLVAVSDALVDRGIACLRIDYGEWDEGHGEREDVRNAIRWASPRYDRVGVFGFSFGSGLALLASADDPAVDAVSALAPPSSLGQDLEVVPALASLDIPVQIGYGARDTTVDWEPVVEAATERGDRVLEFSADHFFVGQHESVATEIGDFFAETLE
- the upp gene encoding uracil phosphoribosyltransferase, whose product is MPIEDRGDAYLVTHALAKDTLSRLRDVETEQVSFRKGLVKLGRICGYEIIDGRMETEYVEIETPLEATMGERVKGLDDVVIINVLRAATPFVEGLLKAFPRARQGVISASRDEEAGRDENGTFPITIDYVKLPEITEDDTVIVADPMLATGSTMNAVLEHVVANSTDPEHLIVLSAVSAPEGLLRVSEAVPEADLLTVAIDDHLDENGFIVPGLGDAGDRAFRTT
- a CDS encoding Coenzyme F420 hydrogenase/dehydrogenase, beta subunit C-terminal domain, coding for MTEEHDERTTEERDSDVDDTPVYPAVPETDADGDEESVPTASSARIHRPDSEHGTIPADGVGPDGEEPESAAVAAAATAETANEDSSEIRSDGVPASERNGGRPGLRPDGGARPANVDADGTLRDVEFTEPAEGVSQDVDSGAPDERVGVPERVDLDTPGYEIRSEMNDIETPDEKTWFMELDEAVIDDGRCIQCGTCVSACPSDSIDVGDDDLPKLVKMCTGCSLCWDFCPRGGLRYERQWKITGGDDNVSGAGDPITEFSAKVDDDWTGGAQDGGVVTGILATLLEAGEIDGALIATESEEEPWKAESYLATSREDLIENAGTIYNQTLALGNLDLDQWEHKLPDEPWENLSLALVGTPCEIEGIRALQDFEWEYGAQEEGVRAVDYTIALMCTKNFNYYSLMGEHLEEQRGISPDEIGKMDVLQGKLMVYDHDDRMMLEEDIENFHDAALKGCDECADFTGYAADVTVGSVGSADEYSSVIVRTEQGLKAWELTEPILEYHDLEDRSAIGGLQSWDKKKAFESLERPFDPDAPRFIDYADHAEHYGTVLNPHDSGH
- a CDS encoding nitrite/sulfite reductase; the encoded protein is MNAVEEWKQEKHPLDVIEDVRRYAEEGLSFDEIEERAGGGEWERLKWAGMYSHGVQDGYFMMRTKVPGGYLTPDQAEVIGEVVEEYATAPEEYGGENQNDLWGDAYLDITTRQDVQKHWVEVEDVPAIWERYDEVGLTTIQGCGDGARNVLGCPAAGLDDHECFDAQPVVDAVSEYFTGNREYANLPRKFKMTITGCTHDCAQSQINDLGLVPARKERDGQAYYGFHVRVGGGLSDGPRMASNLDVFVPPEDAVEFCRAVAQTFKELGDRNNRGVCRMRYLVEQLGPETFEAAIRDRCTVDLPTRGVDLTEGYAGDHVGVHDQKQEGLTYVGFNVIAGRMGGDEFAEAARAARTYGTEDASIRLATDQNFLITHVPSENVEDLLAEPFAQDYQPNPGPFSRGAVGCTGSEFCNYGIIETKKRVRRWARELDERIDTPEDLEVVRMHMSGCSASCAQPQIADIGFRGETVQVDTDGESAEPRSADDSSGQNPRDADDIVEGMDFGLGGSLGSDNEFLDWVENAVPADAVIPALERLFEAYAEGRADGERFYEWCRRVDNGQLRSIMKRADAPVTEGVAVDD
- a CDS encoding site-2 protease family protein is translated as MQPSTVVAFLPISDTLTWILAGIAAYWLAVIALRQRGLLPNYVKTQGPILTIHTKRGRAFLDWLAGPKRLWRAWANFGVGIAIVVMGAMFVFLLTAAFAAANSPQPSSVQQPSNVLVIPGVNEFLPLSATPGIVIGLLVGLVVHEGGHGLLCRVEDIDIDSMGVAMLAVLPIGAFVEPDQESSRAASRGAQTRMFAAGVTFNFAVTILAFALLFGPVVGSIGTAPGAAVGGVAPGSPAEAAGIQPNDRITAVEGQPVESNDDLSETLEAAGSGTVTVELNGDRTEEMDQSLPVTAALEDSPIDIEPGDLILAVDGEPVVTEAGFLEAVGDSEVVDLTIQRDGEERTLEAVPIGSVVQVADDGPLTEAGAPAGERFVITEFDGERTQSYADLESLLGDTDPGNEVTVAGYLDGERVSYDVTLGERSQLTEGGTVGFFSVGGISGIQVSDAGLELYPVEEYLAILGGDAQGSYGHITESFLGKVAFVLFLPIVSVVGLLPYNFAGFAGGIENFYQAQGLLAGLGDWTVFALANALFWTGWINVQLGFFNCIPAFPLDGGHILRTSTESVLSRLPLEATRGMVRVVTTLVGITMLVSFLFMLFGPQLLAG
- a CDS encoding AbrB/MazE/SpoVT family DNA-binding domain-containing protein, giving the protein MTDATLDDRGRLTLPKAIRERYGDHYHVVQLHDGIKLIPIEDDPLEALRDEFADVEKTASELREEAREAALEEAGR
- the lysS gene encoding lysine--tRNA ligase — translated: MSTEKTASSDGDSGGADGSPASETETESPYTLQREPEEGGDEYHAFWADEVADRIEARDPEEPIVIKGGISPSGVPHLGNMNEIMRGYYVAEVLRERGHEVRQVFTSDDRDPLRKLPRTLCDLEGNLVDLGDVDAGALGRNLGAPYTDIPDPFGCCDSYGDHFSTIIQDSADALEVPIDLVSTTDLYLEGTFDDVVAYVLENRDRAAEVLSQYQDKVDSDGDYVPFNPICSECGKVTETVTGVDLEAGTVDYECTDMEAGDRTISGCGHEGTATFREGKMPWRFEWPGQWQVLGVDFEPFGKDHAEGSWPSGEDIARNFFEIEPPVPMVYEWFTLDGEPFSSSQGNVILVSDVLEVLESEVLRYFFAKDPAKARDFSVERLDLLVDEFDRFEAIYFGEVDASEDERAFAERVYPLVVGSVTGDGDDGDATSANELEARAERIRLPYTFAAVLGMTEDPDLREEIARREGHIPDDAPEWAVEDALARVERARNWARRTENEFDYELKREAVPDHDFDAATEAALEELADFIEEGHGPDEIQGEIYETAKRHDVGVGDFFSAGYRLFFDEEQGPKLGPFLAKVDRAFVVDRLRRER